AGAGGGCTACTAGTTCATCAAAAAGCGTACACGTTGGGACTTTGGCATTACTAGTGCTGCTCCTGGCGTCACTAGTAAGGCATACGTGGTAACTAGTCGGACAAAAGTGCCACTAGTTGCTGAAAAAGAGCGACTagtgaaatgttttatttaactagTAAAGCAGAGTGCCTAACTAGTTTGACCATATATCCAACAAGTGAAATCAAAGAGCCAACTAGTGTAGGCCGCTGCCGTCTGATATCAAGGAAATTGAATAAATACTCAAATGGCTTGCCATAGTTGCTAAAAACATCGCAGGAGAACTCCCCCTCAGGCTCTCCCTCACAGAGCTgaactgaccaatcagaatctggGTCCCGcctgtatggagtcagatttgggtcaatattctagcgcgtaaaacaagctactcacgagcggaaaatgtgcttttacacgcgcattaaatgaccctcgcgcgcagattaaacccccgcgagcggctcgctcgcgagagagacagccttcttgctcgctcgcgggagtgtcagcctcgcggagactgtctacgcgcgcgtgaaaagtttctgggattttggagcggagccactggactttgattgacagctgcaaggaaacccggagttgccaggtttgataaatgcctgcactaccaagagccgaggagtgacggcagcaaaatcagttggacgagattgaatggtaaaattgtccataaaaaactattatattcgtaaagtgtacagctaatatatatatatatatatacatttattttatataaaacaatatatgtttgagtgggctgtatctgtcgaaaattgcatatataattgtattttatataaaacaatatatttttgagtgggctgtatctgtcgaaaattgctagctactgtctgctgtacactcttagaagggatgtgtcaaatatgacacaacatgtgttgaatttcaacacacctacagagtgtgctcagggacaacacgtgttgtgtttatttaagTGTAAATTATTTTTACACACAAAATGTGTTACATGCCCCTAacacacaatgtgcacattttacacattgtgtgtcataaatgtgtaaccaagatgaacacactcatttgttatttctgcacattttgtgttatatttctttaaccagaattaacatttgattgtgttatatctgcacattgtgtgtcaatgacgattactggaagtaccaggtggtggatatggtttttattcaaaaaatcGAATGCAAGAATACATTCAttggacatttatttacaaggatttcattagcacaaaataattgttaacatttaaaaacattatttgtctaattcatcaaatgttgacagaatagataattcataaaatcacacctaaaaaaaccttataccttggttaaaacaaacttaatcttcagcaaactattgttgtaaatgactttcagctgagggaatatagtgatgagactcttcacaaggaccaccttttcagtgttggatggataattaaggattaaaatgaatgacaagtgagctatttatttattttttatttttcaaaaataatacaaaaagttctagcatacaaatattacaaatgcgtgataataaagcaattggttataaagaatgtccttttgtatcaagcaaataaaaaaactatttgtacaaccaatatatcacttaaatgcaacaattatacacatatggacaactttactattcaatctcgtccaactgattttgctgccgtcactcctcggctcttggtagttcaggcatttatcaaacctggcaactccgggtttccttgcagctgtcaatcaaagtctagtggctccgccccaaagtgccagaaacttttcacgcgcgcgtagacagactccgcgaggccACTCCCGCGAGCAAGCAAGagggctctctctctcgcgagcgagcgcagagccgcttgcgggcgcagagccgctcgcgggggtttaatctgcgcgcgagggtccttttatgcgcgtgtaaaagcacattttccgctcgtgagtagcttgttttacgcgctagaatattgacccaaatctgactccatacaccTGCTTCATTTGCATATATAGGCTCACTAGTGAACGTGTATGGCCTTCACGTTCACTAGTGAGCCATATGAACtgcaactagttaactagtggatGCCTATCGGTCTCCTATTGGCTCTTAAGATAGACCTCGCCCATCAATCTTCACAGAAGTTCAAACACAAGATGGCGGGCGTTGTACTGAGACGTATAagaagatattacttttctccgttaatctccgtcacgttgtttccaaagcaacaacaacttcctgtcaacagcgctacctctccttcaaaataaaagcatgtccatgaataggaagccaagccaaattacacttaagacatacaactgcaacgaaagtaacaaacacaatgcgatatctttttcaatttcaaagaagaCAAATTGTGTTAATAACtataaacaacaatactgtagaataacaaaatgaatgccgtgaatacaaTACACCAACATACACGCGTTGAAGCGGTTCGCGGCTGATTACTACGCCACTTTTTTACCAGTTTATATAACTTTGAACTCACATGAATATTAATGTGACCTGTTCACAGACttacttaatatttaaaaactcaTTGTTCTGTTGATGAACATTCTGATGAACTGTTATAATAATTATACATGTTTATATAattgatatattatatattttccttttttatttccataTCATAAAGAAGACGAGGAAGACCTGCTTTTGACATAACGAGGGGGCAAATTGAGCTGCTCCTAGGTCAAGGTTTTACCGTGAGAGCAATGGCAAGGATGTTGGGCTGTTCCTCCTCATTCCTTCATAAAAAAATGATGTCTTTAAAGTTTAAATACTTCAGCAAGGAACAGATTCACTACCATTAGTGATCCTGACCTAGATGAGCATGTCAGGAGACTCCACAACCAGTTTCCTAGATCAGGTTCAGAAGTAAGCATACTAGTTTATATTCCCTTTtagagtttttttatatataacattttatagaaaatgttctgTATCTTATGTGTCTTTTAAATTAACCACTTTCAGATGATGAGGGCATACCTGCACGCAGAAGGGATTGTGGTACAAAGAAGAAGAGTTAGAGACACTAAAGCAAATCAatccagctgcagcagcacagaGATGGGGCCAGACTGTGGCTAGGAGAACCTACTATGTGCCCTTTCCTAACAGCTTGTGGCACATAGATGGCCATATGCGTCTCATTCGGTAATCAGCTCTTGAAGTTGAAAGAAAGCAATTATAGTAGTAATTATAATCTTCTAATCCAGCCtagttttgtttattattttcctCTTTCACTATATAATCTCAATCATTTTCTTATCAACAACATTTATTGAAGTATTGGATATATTGAACAAATGTTATAAAGATAACCTTTAAGGTATTTAATGTAATGCATGAATTCCTTGTTCTATTCATTCGATTATTTGCACAGGTGGGGGCTTGTGACACAGGCCGGAATTGATGGGAACTCCATACTCGTAACTGTTATCAACTGCGGCACTGACAACACAGCTTTGACAGTGCTGACCCATTTTGTTCGAGCTACCTGTCGGTATGGGTTACCATCCAGAGTCAGGTCTGACCACGGCGGGGAGAACACTCTAGTTGCCCTCTTGATGAACCTTCTACAGGGAAACGGAGAAGTGAGGCACATTACAGGCCAATCTGTACACAACCAACATATTGAGCGTCTTTGGAGAGATGTTTTACAGCAGGTTGTGCACTATTTTTACACAATTTTTTATTCCTTTGAAGATGAACAAATATTGAACCCCGAAGATGACATTCAGAAAATGGCACTACAAATCATTTTTAAACCAGAAATCCAAAAAAGACTAGATTTATTCAGACATGCCTGGAACAACCATAGactaagaactgctaacaaTCGTACACCAACACATATTTGGATGGAGGGCATGCTAGCCAACAGGGAGCAACATTCAACAGCTATAGACAATGTCTTTGGAAATGATCCCTACAGCCAAGAAAATATTGAAAATGGCTTGGCAAGACATGGCATACGGCTCGATCAGTTGCAAGCAAACAATGATGATCTTGAACGAGCAGTGATAGTGCCACACATTATCCTGAGCTCTGAACAACAGCAAGATCTCCAAAATGGAATGACTGGAACAACTGACTTAAAGGACAGGTATCTGCTTTGTGTTAGACGGATTCAAAACATGTTCTAATTGAAAGAACATAATGTGACTGCAAAAAACTATTAAGTGTGAGGGGATATTATTCACTATTACTGTAAATGATAGGCTACAAGATATAACTCCAAGAACAAACGCACGTTTTAAAGAACcggtctgtgtctgtgtcgtgACCATCCACACTCCTCCTTTCTTCCCTGCTTctatctccctcctctcctcttctgttTCCAATACCGTTCTCCCCAACTACACTGGGTAACACCattgaaaatacacactagAAAAAATACTTTTTGGTTCAGTAAATAATACTTTGATTATTACATGTttcttgttagacgcttttatccaaagcgacttacatactcagtactgtggacaatccccacaggagcattttggggtgaagtgtctcagggacaagtgtctcagggacacaacgacatgctgactacagtgggactcgaacttgctatcttCTGATTTGAAGATCAGCGCATtaatccactgcaccacacggcTCCCATATTATGTGTTTAAATTCTAGAAGAAATTACTAATAATGTTCTTTTACTCAACATCTCTCCTTTTATGTAATGTGTTACTTGAATTTGCAAGTAATTTGTTATCTTCATTTTGTTAAGTACATTTAAATCATAGCACCAAGTAAATGTAAAATCAGATGTATTATTCCTATAGGTGGACTTGCAGCATATGTCAACATACATATCATGTTTGAAGTACTTAACAAATCAAATGAATGGAACACAATTCTGAGCTTCCGAACCAGGCTAATACAAGGTCCCTCTTAACACAGGGCCAAGTTAGAAGTTACTGCTCACAGGACAAGAAATTGTTTGGCACTTGAACGCCCATAAAACTGCAACTTGTAGAATGACTTAAGTTTAtgaacaaataaaacaacaaataaatgatATATTATTATACATTTAGCTACCGGCCAGGAGTTACATTTATCCCTATCTTTACCAGCAGCAGCATAAGGGACATTTTGCACAATGTTACATCCaatgtacttttattaaagtaACATTCTTTTTAAACTTTGTATGACGGGCTTTGCAATAACATATGGTATTAACATCAGAGCATTTATAAGTAGGGAGTCAAAAATGAACCGTCGAGAACAAAGCAACAATTGAGGTATCATTAGTGCACTTCCTGACAATGTTGGTGACAAAGTTCAAACAAAGTTTCCATATTTATGGCAATGTCAAATTTCACCCAGTGCAAAATTGCAGTAATACTTTCTCCCTCATCTTATCGTCATACTCTGCACACCATCCCAAACCTCCTCCTACTCCTCTCTTCCTCCTTGTCTATTTTTCTAGACCTTTAAAAAGCCCCACGAGTCTTTCAATGACTGGTTCAGTATGTTGTGAAGCTCGTGTTCCTCTGTGATGCCTCTTGGTAGGAACAACGTCAGCACAGGTTGAGGCATATGGCAAACGACGCACGCCGGCCTCCTGTGTATAAAAGTCAATGGAGGGCTTGTTTGGAAAGCCAAGCGTTGGAACTTCATCTGCCCCAGTGACGAAAATCAGCAGGTCCTCAAATGTCAGTTCAGTCAGTCTGTCTGCCAATGACAAAAGTGTATATTGGaataatatttattttcatgttTAAAGTCAAATGtggaacataataatatcactaAAGTAATTTAGCATCAAACGTTAATCAATAAAGTAGTTTACATTTATTTGGCTTTATGGTATATTGACAACATGTGTATTTGCCCCTTTTTGTATTTGCATTAGCTACATTGATAttaaattaaatcgattttttttttgtaaagcatccATCAATAACAGTATTTACTGAGTTATAGTCATTTCATATGAGGTGCTTTTACATTTTCCTAAAGGTATAAAATGTACCTTCGATGAGGTTTAGGACCAACTCTCAGCTGTATATCGTGTcctcctctttttcccggtAATTTGTTCCTCTTGGACTGTATTCATATTTGAATATGGCCTTAAATGAGGATTTTGTCAGCGGGGTCCTCATGTTGATAAAGCAGGGAAGGAAGGCAATCCAGTTGATCCTGACCAGGTCCCACAGGTTCCCAAAAGCATTAATGCCCTCCGTGAATTGGTTCACCATCTTGGCCGTTCTATAAGCCAACAAAGATCAAAGAAAAACTGATGTGTTTTTTTGGAAAAGACTAAAAAGCAGTGATAATAGGAAAGAGCATACATAATTTGCAACATTTTAACCTACTTTAAGTAAAACACAAAATATTCAGTgttcaaaatgttaaatattAGTAGCATACAGTAAGTTATGGCTTTTATATTAACATTGTTTTATAATGTCTATGactttatatttttttgtttacaagtgtttttgtttacctgagaaGTATGTAGTGCTTAACTACATTTCTCCGATAGTGGCACTGAAGATGCCAGGGACGCCATACTCAGAGATCCAGTCCCCCAAGTCTTGCTGGAGGGCAGACAGGTCCTCTGCAGTCTTGCACTGTAGGATCTTAGAGATAAAATAATGTAGCCAGATTGATAAATTACAAAGGTTTAGTAGAAATGCTTTTTATGCTTTTACAAACTTTCACTGACCAAGAAGGAATGTATTTTTTCTATCAAATCCTAACAAATATTAATTAATAACATAAAAATAATCAGGCACCCTTTTTGCTCTGCTTTGAACATCCGGATCAGGCGGCACACTGCAGTCAAATTGCTCCAGTTGAGGCTCCTGGCCGCACATCAGCTGGTACAGGCTGGGATCCAGGGCTTTGATACACGGACCTCCGTGTGCCACTGACCACGCAATTAGGCGGCCTGCTTGGAAATACTTGTGGCCATCTCATGCCGCTTGGTCATAGGTAAGGAAGACCTGACCAGCCTTTCCCTCGAATATTCCCATGGATGTTTGTACTTCTATCATCAAGTGTCTACAATAAATCAATTGAGAACAAAATACAGTACTATAACTTTGCAGTCAACCTGAAAACGAGGACACATTATGATTAAGAATCATACACTAAATGAGGTTATTCAGACCTGAAAAACTCTCTCTGTCGTCCACCCATGTCATCTCCACCTTCTCCTGCAAATTCTATGTAGGGGGAATTGTTCCAGCAGAATGTAATCCTTGAGATGGCTTGTATTGCACTCTCAAGAAGTTTCTTCCTCCTGATGCAGATATTACTGACTTGGCCATCAGAAACGAATTCCTTTCTGAAGTCACTTAAAAGGACGGCCAGATCCACTTCTTCCTAaatcatttaaaatgtataaagtCCATTATACATGACTGGTGATTGGTGAAGAGGGGTTGTCTGTCTTGGGTACTGGTGCTTTCGGAAATGTAGCGAAATTATTGCATTTAGTAAGTGTCATTATCAGTTCCTGGAAACAAACGTTGTCAAATAAAACTTACCACGGGAAAGACATGACTTTCCAAAGCCCCAAAAGCCTCGTCCTCGCCCTCTTTCTCCTCATCAGAATCATCAATTAAAAAGTCATTGAATGAATTCctagaaaaaaaacatgtttctttatttttaagaggatatataaataatatataataataatattatataatatatatataattattataatatatataattatatataaaGGGTGAGAACAGGGTATTCAGTTTGCTTACATTCAAAACCAATACACTGTGTTAATTATGTATAAAACACCATTATCTATAAATACCTGTTTGGTTGTTCCAAACGTGACCTTCTGTAAAAGACCTTGAAAGTAAAAATGGTCCATGAAATGTTAATGTCCTTATTAAAACGTATATACACTACAAATACTGAACTATACAGCCATATAAAGCTTTACCTCTGGAGTCCCAGCATTTACCCATTGTGCGGAATGCAAACTTTCCACCTGTTGATTGACAAGAGGTAACAATTACATCCAACCGTATTTTACTATGTTTATTTTCGAAAATCTCCTGAGATGAATTcataataacatattttttaCATACATCAGCGTCCATAGATACAGAAGTTGATCGGGGTATGGGAGCAGCGGTTGATCCCGCAGTGTCAGTGGCGGCCGAGGTAGAGGGTGCTCCTTCGGAATCAGTGGCCGAGGTAGAGGCGGCCGAGGCAGAGGGTGCTCCTTCGGAATCAGTGGCCGAGGTAGAGGCGGCCGAGGCAGAGGGTGCTCCTTCGGAATCAGTGGCCGAGGTAGAGGCGGCCGAGGCAGAGGGTGCTCCTTCGGAATCAGTGGCCGAGGTAGAGGCGGCCAAGGTAGAGGGTGCTCCTTCGGAATCAGTGGCCGAGGTAGAGGCGGCCAAGGTAGAGGGTGCTCCTTCGGAATCAGTGGCCGAGGTAGAGGCGGCCGAGGCAGAGGGTGCTCCTTCGGAATCAGTGACCGAGGCAGAGGGTGCTCCTTcggaatcagtggccaaggcaGAGGGTGCTCCTTCGGAATCAGTGGCCGAGGTAGAGGCGGCCGAGGCAGAGGGTGCTCCTTcggaatcagtggccaaggcaGAGGGTGCTCCTTcggaatcagtggccaaggcaGAGGGTGCTCCTTCGGAATCAGTGGCCGAGGTAGAGGCGGCCGAGGCAGAGGGTGCTCCTTCGGAATCAGTGACCGAGGCAGAGGGTGCTCCTTCGGAATCAGTGGCCGAGGCGGGGGTGCTCCTTcggaatcagtggccaaggtaGAGGTGGCCGAGGCAGAGGGTGCTCCTGCAGGTCTAAGGACCGCAG
This genomic window from Pseudochaenichthys georgianus chromosome 16, fPseGeo1.2, whole genome shotgun sequence contains:
- the LOC117460722 gene encoding sericin-2-like translates to MNLLEFGGSTPASATDSEGAPSASVTDSEGAPSASAASTSATDSEGAPSALATDSEGAPSALATDSEGAPSASAASTSATDSEGAPSALATDSEGAPSASVTDSEGAPSASAASTSATDSEGAPSTLAASTSATDSEGAPSTLAASTSATDSEGAPSASAASTSATDSEGAPSASAASTSATDSEGAPSASAASTSATDSEGAPSTSAATDTAGSTAAPIPRSTSVSMDADVESLHSAQWVNAGTPEVFYRRSRLEQPNRNSFNDFLIDDSDEEKEGEDEAFGALESHVFPVEEVDLAVLLSDFRKEFVSDGQVSNICIRRKKLLESAIQAISRITFCWNNSPYIEFAGEGGDDMGGRQREFFRHLMIEVQTSMGIFEGKAGQVFLTYDQAA